The following are encoded in a window of Dryobates pubescens isolate bDryPub1 chromosome 25, bDryPub1.pri, whole genome shotgun sequence genomic DNA:
- the LOC104308889 gene encoding LOW QUALITY PROTEIN: transmembrane emp24 domain-containing protein 4-like (The sequence of the model RefSeq protein was modified relative to this genomic sequence to represent the inferred CDS: substituted 1 base at 1 genomic stop codon) has product MHVEVKDPDGKVVLSRRYGSEGRFTFTSHTPGEHRICLHSSSTRVALFAGGKLRVQLDIQVGEHTNNCPEIAAEDKLTELQLRARRLLDQVEQSQDQNXQRYREERFRMASESTNQRVLWWSIAQTGILLLTGIWQMRHLKSFFEAKKLV; this is encoded by the coding sequence ATGCACGTCGAGGTGAAGGATCCCGACGGCAAGGTGGTGCTGTCCAGGCGGTACGGCTCGGAGGGTCGCTTCACCTTCACCTCCCACACGCCGGGGGAGCACCGGATCTGCCTGCACTCCAGCTCCACCCGCGTGGCTCTCTTCGCCGGGGGCAAGCTGAGGGTGCAGCTGGACATCCAGGTGGGGGAGCACACCAACAACTGCCCCGAGATCGCCGCCGAGGACAAGCTGACCGAGCTGCAGCTCCGCGCCCGCCGGCTCCTCGACCAGGTCGAGCAGAGCCAGGACCAGAACTAGCAGAGGTACCGGGAGGAGCGTTTCCGCATGGCCAGCGAGAGCACCAACCAGAGGGTGCTCTGGTGGTCCATTGCCCAGACTggcatcctcctcctcactggCATCTGGCAGATGAGGCACCTCAAGAGCTTCTTCGAAGCCAAGAAGCTGGTGTAG
- the LAMTOR4 gene encoding ragulator complex protein LAMTOR4 isoform X2 encodes MTTALTQGLERIPDQLGYLVISDGAVLASSGDLENDEQTAAVLSELVATACGLRLQRGHDPPFKRLSVVFGEHSLLVTISGQKLFVVKRQNHVQEPVTV; translated from the exons ATG aCCACGGCGCTGACGCAGGGCCTGGAGCGGATCCCGGACCAGTTGGGCTACCTGGTGATCAGCGACGGGGCCGTGCTGGCG TCGTCGGGGGACCTGGAGAACGACGAGCAAACGGCTGCGGTCCTGTCAGAGCTGGTGGCCACGGCCTGTGGGCTGCGGCTGCAGCGCGGCCACGACCCCCCCTTCAAGCGGCTCTCGG TGGTTTTTGGGGAGCACTCCCTCCTGGTCACCATCTCTGGCCAGAAGCTCTTCGTGGTGAAGCGCCAGAACCACGTCCAGGAGCCTGTCACCGTCTGA
- the LAMTOR4 gene encoding ragulator complex protein LAMTOR4 isoform X1 has protein sequence MASATTALTQGLERIPDQLGYLVISDGAVLASSGDLENDEQTAAVLSELVATACGLRLQRGHDPPFKRLSVVFGEHSLLVTISGQKLFVVKRQNHVQEPVTV, from the exons ATGGCGAGTGCG aCCACGGCGCTGACGCAGGGCCTGGAGCGGATCCCGGACCAGTTGGGCTACCTGGTGATCAGCGACGGGGCCGTGCTGGCG TCGTCGGGGGACCTGGAGAACGACGAGCAAACGGCTGCGGTCCTGTCAGAGCTGGTGGCCACGGCCTGTGGGCTGCGGCTGCAGCGCGGCCACGACCCCCCCTTCAAGCGGCTCTCGG TGGTTTTTGGGGAGCACTCCCTCCTGGTCACCATCTCTGGCCAGAAGCTCTTCGTGGTGAAGCGCCAGAACCACGTCCAGGAGCCTGTCACCGTCTGA
- the TRAPPC14 gene encoding trafficking protein particle complex subunit 14 isoform X2 yields MESQCDYFMYFPAVPFAARELLSGEPGRYRALPRRNHLYLGETVRFLLVLRCRPGNGGGTGPGRPAWAELAASLAALASVSPGGIEACGDRDGDVDGPGDGPGASPEPAVFRECRALLTHSQGPPGRPAAGIPVEDPIVSTDEVIFPLTISLDKLPPGTVKAKIVVTVWKRDTEPAELREAGGYLGLLQTRAPAQVFRQEQGAFKAQVSTLLTVLPPPVVRCRQLTVSGKYLTVLKVLNGWSQEEISLWDVQILPNFNASYLPVMPDGSVLLVDDVCHHSGEVPVGAFCRVAGAGSGCPCALSALEEHNFLFQLQAPERPPEDAKEGLEVPLVAIVQWSTPKLPFTSSIYTHYRLPSIRLERPRFVMTAACESPVRARQRFTVTYTLLNQLQDFLAVRLVWTPETTAAGKRLPGATLDAVVCHSPLTNLGYSRKGSAISIPVAFQALRAGLFELSQHMKLKLQFTASVANPPPEARPLSRKSSPSSPAVRDLVERHQAGLGRSQSFSHQQPSRSHLMRSGSVMERRAITPPVGSPVGRPLYLPPEKTVLALDKIAKRECKVLVVEPVK; encoded by the exons ATGGAGTCGCAGTGTGATTATTTTATGTACTTCCCGGCGGTGCCGTTCGCGGCCCGGGAGCTGCTGTCGGGTGAGCCGGGCCGGTACCGGGCGCTCCCCCGCCGTAACCACCTTTACCTGGGTGAGACCGTCCGGTTCCTCCTGGTGCTCCGTTGCAGGCCCGGTAACGGCGGCGGCACTGGGCCGGGGCGGCCAGCCTGGGCCGAGCTGGCCGCCTCGCTGGCTGCCCTGGCCAGCGTCAGTCCCGGCGGCATCGAAGCCTGCGGCGATCGGGATGGGGATGTGGACGGCCCCGGGGACGGCCCCGGAGCCTCGCCGGAGCCCGCCGTGTTCCGGGAGTGCCGAGCCCTGCTGACGCACAGCCAGGGCCCTCCGGGGCGCCCGGCCgctggg ATCCCGGTGGAGGACCCCATCGTGTCCACGGACGAAGTCATCTTCCCCCtgaccatctccctggacaagcTGCCCCCTGGCACCGTCAAGGCCAAG atCGTGGTGACAGTGTGGAAGAGGGACACGGAGCCGGCGGAGCTGCGGGAGGCCGGCGGctacctggggctgctgcagacgCGGGCACCTGCCCAGGTGTTccgccaggagcagggagccttCAAGGCACAGG tgagcacCCTGCTGACCGTGCTGCCCCCGCCCGTGGTGCGGTGCCGCCAGCTCACCGTGTCCGGCAAGTACCTGACGGTGCTGAAAG TGCTCAATGGTTGGTCCCAGGAGGAGATCTCGCTGTGGGACGTCCAGATCCTGCCCAACTTCAATGCCAGCTACCTGCCCGTGATGCCCGACGGCTCTGTCCTGCTGGTCGATGACGTCTG CCACCACTCCGGGGAGGTGCCCGTGGGGGCCTTCTGCCGCGTGGCCGGCGCGGGCTCgggctgcccctgtgccctgaGCGCCCTCGAGGAGCACAACTTCCTGTTCCAGCTGCAGGCGCCCGAGAGGCCTCCGGAGGATGCCAAGGAG GGCTTGGAGGTCCCGCTGGTGGCCATCGTCCAGTGGTCAACACCCAAACTGCCCTTCACCAGCAGCATCTACACCCACTACCG gctgcccagcatcCGCCTGGAGCGGCCTCGCTTCGTGATGACCGCGGCCTGCGAGTCGCCGGTGCGCGCCCGGCAGCGCTTCACCGTCACCTACACCCTGCTCAACCAGCTCCAGGACTTCCTGGCCGTGCGCCTCGTCTGGACCCCCGAGACCACCGCGGCTG ggaagaggctgcccgGTGCCACGCTGGACGCCGTCGTCTGCCACTCGCCGCTCACCAACCTGGGCTACTCGCGCAAGGGCAGCGCCATCTCCATCCCCGTGGCCTTCCAGGCGCTGCGAGCCGGCCTCTTCGAG ctgtccCAGCACATGAAGCTGAAGCTGCAGTTCACGGCCAGCGTGGCCAACCCCCCGCCCGAGGCCCGGCCCCTGTCCcgcaagagcagccccagcagcccggccgtcagggacctggtggagaggcaccaggcagggctgggccggTCCCAGTCCttctcccaccagcagccctcccGCAGCCACCTCATGAG GTCAGGCAGCGTGATGGAGCGCAGGGCCATCACCCCCCCGGTGGGGTCCCCCGTGGGCCGCCCCCTCTACCTGCCCCCCGAGAAGACGGTGCTGGCCCTGGACAAGATCGCCAAGCGCGAGTGCaaggtgctggtggtggagcCTGTCAAGTGA
- the TRAPPC14 gene encoding trafficking protein particle complex subunit 14 isoform X1, with protein MESQCDYFMYFPAVPFAARELLSGEPGRYRALPRRNHLYLGETVRFLLVLRCRPGNGGGTGPGRPAWAELAASLAALASVSPGGIEACGDRDGDVDGPGDGPGASPEPAVFRECRALLTHSQGPPGRPAAGIPVEDPIVSTDEVIFPLTISLDKLPPGTVKAKIVVTVWKRDTEPAELREAGGYLGLLQTRAPAQVFRQEQGAFKAQVSTLLTVLPPPVVRCRQLTVSGKYLTVLKVLNGWSQEEISLWDVQILPNFNASYLPVMPDGSVLLVDDVCHHSGEVPVGAFCRVAGAGSGCPCALSALEEHNFLFQLQAPERPPEDAKEGLEVPLVAIVQWSTPKLPFTSSIYTHYRLPSIRLERPRFVMTAACESPVRARQRFTVTYTLLNQLQDFLAVRLVWTPETTAAATAVPAGKRLPGATLDAVVCHSPLTNLGYSRKGSAISIPVAFQALRAGLFELSQHMKLKLQFTASVANPPPEARPLSRKSSPSSPAVRDLVERHQAGLGRSQSFSHQQPSRSHLMRSGSVMERRAITPPVGSPVGRPLYLPPEKTVLALDKIAKRECKVLVVEPVK; from the exons ATGGAGTCGCAGTGTGATTATTTTATGTACTTCCCGGCGGTGCCGTTCGCGGCCCGGGAGCTGCTGTCGGGTGAGCCGGGCCGGTACCGGGCGCTCCCCCGCCGTAACCACCTTTACCTGGGTGAGACCGTCCGGTTCCTCCTGGTGCTCCGTTGCAGGCCCGGTAACGGCGGCGGCACTGGGCCGGGGCGGCCAGCCTGGGCCGAGCTGGCCGCCTCGCTGGCTGCCCTGGCCAGCGTCAGTCCCGGCGGCATCGAAGCCTGCGGCGATCGGGATGGGGATGTGGACGGCCCCGGGGACGGCCCCGGAGCCTCGCCGGAGCCCGCCGTGTTCCGGGAGTGCCGAGCCCTGCTGACGCACAGCCAGGGCCCTCCGGGGCGCCCGGCCgctggg ATCCCGGTGGAGGACCCCATCGTGTCCACGGACGAAGTCATCTTCCCCCtgaccatctccctggacaagcTGCCCCCTGGCACCGTCAAGGCCAAG atCGTGGTGACAGTGTGGAAGAGGGACACGGAGCCGGCGGAGCTGCGGGAGGCCGGCGGctacctggggctgctgcagacgCGGGCACCTGCCCAGGTGTTccgccaggagcagggagccttCAAGGCACAGG tgagcacCCTGCTGACCGTGCTGCCCCCGCCCGTGGTGCGGTGCCGCCAGCTCACCGTGTCCGGCAAGTACCTGACGGTGCTGAAAG TGCTCAATGGTTGGTCCCAGGAGGAGATCTCGCTGTGGGACGTCCAGATCCTGCCCAACTTCAATGCCAGCTACCTGCCCGTGATGCCCGACGGCTCTGTCCTGCTGGTCGATGACGTCTG CCACCACTCCGGGGAGGTGCCCGTGGGGGCCTTCTGCCGCGTGGCCGGCGCGGGCTCgggctgcccctgtgccctgaGCGCCCTCGAGGAGCACAACTTCCTGTTCCAGCTGCAGGCGCCCGAGAGGCCTCCGGAGGATGCCAAGGAG GGCTTGGAGGTCCCGCTGGTGGCCATCGTCCAGTGGTCAACACCCAAACTGCCCTTCACCAGCAGCATCTACACCCACTACCG gctgcccagcatcCGCCTGGAGCGGCCTCGCTTCGTGATGACCGCGGCCTGCGAGTCGCCGGTGCGCGCCCGGCAGCGCTTCACCGTCACCTACACCCTGCTCAACCAGCTCCAGGACTTCCTGGCCGTGCGCCTCGTCTGGACCCCCGAGACCACCGCGGCTG CCacggctgtccctgcagggaagaggctgcccgGTGCCACGCTGGACGCCGTCGTCTGCCACTCGCCGCTCACCAACCTGGGCTACTCGCGCAAGGGCAGCGCCATCTCCATCCCCGTGGCCTTCCAGGCGCTGCGAGCCGGCCTCTTCGAG ctgtccCAGCACATGAAGCTGAAGCTGCAGTTCACGGCCAGCGTGGCCAACCCCCCGCCCGAGGCCCGGCCCCTGTCCcgcaagagcagccccagcagcccggccgtcagggacctggtggagaggcaccaggcagggctgggccggTCCCAGTCCttctcccaccagcagccctcccGCAGCCACCTCATGAG GTCAGGCAGCGTGATGGAGCGCAGGGCCATCACCCCCCCGGTGGGGTCCCCCGTGGGCCGCCCCCTCTACCTGCCCCCCGAGAAGACGGTGCTGGCCCTGGACAAGATCGCCAAGCGCGAGTGCaaggtgctggtggtggagcCTGTCAAGTGA
- the GAL3ST4 gene encoding galactose-3-O-sulfotransferase 4 — MWLGFEAGGDGPQRGSSPREVPRRSLEPPRPPPRTMKLPPPSCCRLQTLGAALGVCATIGFTLQLLGGPFQRRLPSHICRVPTAPAEPPLPPCQPRTHLVFLKTHKTGGSSLVNILHRFGEARGLRFALPHRYQFGYPQPFRAQWVKGYRPGGPPFDIICHHMRFNLTEVQKVMPNDSFYFSIVRDPGTLAESAFAYYRAVAPAFRRAPSLAAFLAAPGRFFEPGARGNHYARNLQWFDFGLPAAGGAGEVRAALARLERRFGLVLLAEHFDESLVLLRRALCWPEEAVVAFAHNRRPPGDAPRVSPAQAARLRAWNGLDWALYAHLNRSFWRRAEAFGAARLRDEVARLRQRRDAMARRCLQGGGPLPARAIADGRLRPFQPPGRAQILGYALRAGLAPAERELCARLATPELQYKDILDRRQFGAGANASGPPGG; from the exons ATGTGGCTGGGTTTCGAGGCGGGGGGCGATGGACCCCAGCGTGGCAGCTCCCCCCGAGAGGTACCACGGCGATCCCTTGAGCCGCCGCGACCTCCCCCTAGGACGATGAAGCTGccacccccctcctgctgccggCTGCAGaccctgggggctgccctgggtgtCTGCGCCACCATCGGcttcaccctgcagctcctgggggggcCCTTCCAGCGCAG gctccccagt cacaTCTGCAGAGTCCCCACGGCCCCCGCcgagccccccctgcccccgtGCCAGCCCCGCACCCACCTGGTGTTCCTCAAGACCCACAAGacagggggcagcagcctggtgaaCATCCTGCACCGCTTCGGGGAGGCGCGGGGGCTGCGCTTCGCCCTGCCCCACCGCTACCAGTTCGGCTACCCCCAGCCCTTCCGTGCCCAGTGGGTCAAGGGGTACCGCCCGGGGGGCCCCCCCTTCGACATCATCTGCCACCACATGCGCTTCAACCTCACCGAG GTGCAGAAGGTGATGCCCAACGACAGCTTCTACTTCTCCATCGTGCGGGACCCCGGCACGCTGGCCGAGTCGGCCTTCGCCTACTACCGCGCCGTGGCGCCGGCCTTCCGCCGGGCGCCGTCCCTGGCAGCCTTCCTGGCGGCCCCCGGCCGCTTCTTCGAGCCCGGGGCGCGGGGCAACCACTACGCGCGCAACCTGCAGTGGTTCGACTTCGGGCtgccggcggcgggcggcgcgggCGAGGTGCGGGCGGCGCTGGCGCGGCTGGAGCGGCGCTTcgggctggtgctgctggccgaGCACTTCGACGAGTCGCTGGTGCTGCTGCGCCGCGCGCTCTGCTGGCCCGAGGAGGCCGTCGTGGCCTTCGCGCACAACCGGCGCCCGCCCGGCGACGCCCCCCGCGTGTCGCCTGCGCAGGCCGCGCGCCTGCGCGCCTGGAACGGCCTCGACTGGGCGCTCTACGCCCACCTCAACCGCTCCTTCTGGCGCCGGGCCGAGGCCTTCGGGGCCGCCCGCCTGCGGGACGAGGTCGCCCGCCTGCGCCAGCGCCGCGACGCCATGGCCCGGCGCTGCCTGCAGGGCGGGGGCCCCCTGCCCGCCCGCGCCATCGCCGACGGCCGCCTgcggcccttccagcccccggGGCGGGCGCAGATCCTGGGCTACGCGCTGCGGGCCGGCCTGGCCCCCGCCGAGCGCGAGCTCTGCGCCCGCCTCGCCACCCCCGAGCTGCAGTACAAGGACATCCTGGACCGGCGGCAGTTCGGGGCGGGGGCCAACGCCTCCGGCCCGCCCGGCGGGTAG